In Paenibacillus sonchi, a single genomic region encodes these proteins:
- a CDS encoding alpha/beta-type small acid-soluble spore protein: MARRSRRYAVPGVAQGMQTLKANVMKNEGYRVDPDRPDDVKYEVAKELGIPLQPGNNGALTTESAGQVGGKIGGSMVREMIRLAQEQLANTEQQSR; this comes from the coding sequence ATGGCGAGAAGAAGCAGAAGATATGCAGTGCCAGGGGTAGCGCAGGGAATGCAGACACTTAAGGCCAATGTAATGAAAAATGAAGGCTACAGGGTTGATCCGGACCGGCCGGATGACGTCAAATATGAAGTGGCCAAGGAGCTTGGCATCCCTCTGCAGCCAGGCAACAACGGGGCGCTGACCACAGAATCGGCAGGCCAGGTCGGCGGTAAAATCGGCGGTTCCATGGTCCGGGAAATGATCCGCCTGGCCCAGGAGCAGCTGGCGAATACAGAGCAGCAGTCCAGAT
- a CDS encoding helix-turn-helix domain-containing protein translates to MSGAPARGVSFAASENEFMIIFGPDEGVSPGGGTITGFCEKIIGSIHKYLRLDASIGVGRACTRVSELEDSYKDALAALVHTFYTGSRSILHIRDIQPGTETLQSAFFYKFHARLMNELKAGHTGQVMELLEKLFDRLAAPKLQIDYVQSICAEMIFTSARALYELDEDIELVLQDRLTIMDTLYRHKNLSGLKTYVLSLFYDLSAYMAGKNSSRNSKTINRIRAIVQEGYAQELSIARIAEEVFLTPNYISLIFKKETGETLTDYITRIRIDKAKELLSTTDLKVMEISELVGYENPHYFSTVFKKSVGVHPLKYRSGK, encoded by the coding sequence ATGTCTGGAGCACCCGCCCGGGGAGTCTCTTTTGCCGCCAGTGAAAATGAGTTTATGATCATCTTCGGCCCGGACGAGGGCGTTTCCCCCGGCGGCGGCACCATCACAGGCTTCTGTGAAAAGATCATCGGCAGCATTCACAAGTATCTGCGGCTGGATGCTTCCATTGGGGTCGGCAGAGCCTGCACCCGCGTAAGCGAACTGGAGGACTCTTATAAAGATGCGCTGGCTGCGCTGGTGCATACCTTTTATACCGGCAGCCGCTCCATTCTTCACATCAGGGATATCCAGCCCGGTACGGAGACCCTGCAAAGCGCCTTTTTTTACAAATTCCATGCCCGGCTGATGAATGAGCTGAAGGCAGGGCATACCGGGCAGGTGATGGAACTTCTGGAGAAGCTGTTCGACCGGCTGGCCGCCCCCAAGCTGCAAATTGATTATGTGCAGAGCATCTGTGCCGAGATGATTTTCACCTCTGCAAGAGCCCTCTATGAGCTGGATGAGGATATTGAACTGGTGCTGCAGGACCGGCTGACGATTATGGATACACTTTACAGGCATAAGAATTTATCCGGGCTGAAGACTTATGTGCTTTCTCTTTTTTATGATCTTAGCGCCTATATGGCCGGCAAAAACAGCTCCAGGAACAGCAAAACCATCAACAGAATCAGAGCTATTGTCCAGGAAGGCTACGCCCAAGAGCTGTCCATTGCCCGGATCGCCGAGGAGGTTTTTTTGACTCCCAACTACATCAGCCTTATTTTCAAAAAAGAAACCGGCGAAACGCTGACGGACTACATCACCAGAATCCGCATCGACAAGGCCAAGGAGCTGCTCAGCACCACGGATCTTAAGGTCATGGAAATCTCTGAGCTTGTCGGTTACGAGAACCCTCATTATTTCAGCACTGTTTTCAAAAAGTCCGTCGGTGTGCATCCGCTCAAATACCGGTCGGGCAAGTAG
- a CDS encoding response regulator, with the protein MLTMIVADDEPFIRRSLIQVFNWQEEFGIEIIGEASDGQEAYELCMELQPDILFTDIMMPMLGGLEVAEKLKAGQCRTRIIIISGAQDFSYAQSALKVNAEGYILKPVKLPELREVFQEVVSRLRGEKDQQMNVEQLRRQVQTHMPLIREKFLQNWAAGLYRDEGELWEKIGYFQLPFKPGDVLTAGVLQLDDYQSAVDKFSEDDKQLLYFSIQNIISECLEHPPGESLLPPVKMSL; encoded by the coding sequence ATGCTGACGATGATCGTGGCCGATGATGAGCCGTTTATCCGCAGAAGTCTGATCCAGGTGTTCAACTGGCAGGAGGAGTTCGGCATCGAGATTATTGGAGAAGCCTCGGACGGACAGGAGGCCTATGAATTATGTATGGAGCTGCAGCCGGACATTCTTTTTACGGATATTATGATGCCCATGCTGGGGGGCCTGGAAGTGGCCGAGAAGCTGAAGGCCGGGCAATGCCGGACCCGCATCATTATTATCAGCGGAGCCCAGGATTTCTCCTACGCTCAAAGTGCGCTGAAGGTGAATGCCGAGGGGTATATACTGAAGCCCGTCAAATTGCCCGAATTACGGGAGGTCTTTCAGGAAGTCGTCTCCCGGCTCCGCGGGGAGAAAGACCAGCAGATGAATGTGGAACAGCTGCGCAGGCAAGTGCAGACCCATATGCCGCTGATCCGCGAGAAATTTCTTCAGAACTGGGCTGCAGGGCTGTACCGGGATGAAGGGGAGCTGTGGGAGAAGATCGGCTATTTCCAGCTTCCCTTCAAGCCAGGAGATGTCCTGACGGCAGGCGTGCTGCAGTTGGATGATTATCAGAGCGCGGTCGACAAATTTTCGGAGGATGATAAGCAGCTGCTGTATTTTTCCATTCAGAATATCATCAGCGAATGTCTGGAGCACCCGCCCGGGGAGTCTCTTTTGCCGCCAGTGAAAATGAGTTTATGA
- a CDS encoding sensor histidine kinase yields MKKLFDTLSKTLFLYNFSIRSRLILYFLFLVLLPTTIISVTVYNKSADIITRNVHTSIENNLNLVQDNLAQRFAAADNAMISLYLNTEFADLISSNRPTDSTGIINELAALNKILETFSGSGTAGGSFVPMLYMLNRPEYTQYNFSRRVFNIDLISLKPWYLGIPARSDFTVVGLSSLDARFTLKFAKRLFGIRHAQLPYVGLLTIDIPVTEFDNLLDHYKPTAGSRIYIADQTGTIAISPDAALIGQNISTQDYYSQMKTAEGGGGTFHSFRQVIQGDNMLVSYIKIPETGWTILSFSPVKELNGELASFQRVMYIAISICMLISLMMALLLSENISAPIRKFIQSMSHAESGNFNIIIRYRRKDEFSYLFNRYNKLLQQIKALIDKLYVTELRKKEAELKTLQAQINPHFLYNTLDSINWIAINHDIPEISNMVTSLSDFFRYSLSKGRNIIPLRDELRQVDSYLQIQQFRFQDKLEYELEETDPKVLEECLVVKLSLQPLVENAIIHGIQKRRGKGKIRIRVKRSQDILSVSVFDDGVGADPERLNQLLTDKQPGNESYGIRNVHTRIQQFFGEAYGIRYYANAEDQRGLLAVVRFPVVTTWNEVMEDADDDRGR; encoded by the coding sequence ATGAAGAAATTATTTGATACTCTGTCCAAAACCCTCTTCCTGTACAACTTCAGTATTCGCAGCAGGCTTATCCTCTACTTCCTCTTTCTCGTCCTTTTGCCAACCACAATCATCTCCGTAACGGTATATAACAAATCAGCCGATATTATCACCCGCAATGTCCATACATCGATCGAAAACAACCTGAACCTGGTTCAGGACAATCTGGCCCAGCGCTTTGCCGCTGCGGATAACGCCATGATCTCGCTGTATCTCAATACAGAGTTCGCTGACCTGATCTCCTCCAACCGTCCGACGGACAGTACAGGAATCATCAATGAACTGGCCGCGCTGAACAAGATTCTGGAGACCTTCTCCGGCAGCGGAACAGCGGGCGGCAGCTTTGTCCCTATGCTATATATGCTGAACCGCCCGGAATATACACAGTATAATTTCTCCAGACGGGTGTTCAATATCGATCTGATTTCACTGAAGCCGTGGTACCTCGGCATTCCGGCTAGATCCGATTTCACCGTGGTCGGACTCAGTTCCCTGGACGCCAGGTTCACCCTTAAATTTGCGAAGCGCCTGTTCGGCATCCGCCATGCCCAGCTTCCCTATGTCGGGCTGCTGACCATCGATATTCCAGTGACGGAGTTCGATAATCTGCTGGACCATTACAAGCCCACGGCGGGCAGCCGGATTTATATCGCCGACCAGACCGGGACGATTGCAATCAGCCCGGACGCAGCACTTATTGGACAGAATATCAGCACACAGGACTATTACAGCCAAATGAAGACCGCTGAAGGCGGCGGCGGTACCTTCCATTCCTTCCGCCAGGTGATCCAGGGGGACAACATGCTGGTCTCCTACATCAAAATACCTGAAACGGGCTGGACGATCCTCTCTTTCTCACCTGTTAAAGAGCTTAATGGAGAACTGGCTTCATTCCAGCGTGTCATGTATATCGCCATCAGCATCTGTATGCTCATCTCGCTTATGATGGCCCTGCTGCTGTCGGAAAATATCTCGGCCCCCATCCGCAAATTCATCCAGTCGATGTCCCATGCCGAAAGCGGGAACTTCAACATTATTATCCGCTACCGGCGCAAGGACGAATTCTCCTATTTGTTCAACCGCTATAATAAGCTGCTCCAGCAGATCAAAGCACTCATCGACAAACTCTATGTTACGGAGCTGCGCAAAAAAGAAGCCGAGCTCAAAACACTTCAAGCCCAGATCAATCCGCATTTCCTCTATAACACACTGGATTCGATCAACTGGATTGCGATCAATCATGACATTCCCGAGATCAGCAATATGGTTACCTCGCTGTCCGATTTCTTCCGGTACAGCCTGAGCAAAGGCCGGAATATCATCCCGCTGCGCGATGAACTGCGGCAGGTGGACAGCTACCTGCAAATTCAGCAGTTCCGCTTCCAGGATAAGCTGGAATACGAGCTGGAGGAGACAGACCCCAAGGTGCTGGAGGAATGCCTGGTGGTCAAGCTCAGTCTTCAGCCGCTGGTGGAGAATGCCATTATCCACGGAATACAGAAGCGGCGGGGCAAGGGCAAAATCCGAATCCGCGTGAAGCGGTCCCAGGATATCCTCTCTGTGTCGGTGTTTGACGATGGAGTGGGTGCAGATCCGGAGCGGCTGAACCAGCTGCTGACCGATAAGCAGCCAGGCAATGAGTCTTACGGCATACGCAATGTGCATACCAGAATCCAGCAATTTTTTGGCGAGGCCTATGGCATCCGTTATTATGCCAATGCCGAAGACCAGCGCGGCCTCTTGGCCGTGGTCCGGTTTCCGGTCGTGACTACATGGAACGAGGTGATGGAAGATGCTGACGATGATCGTGGCCGATGA
- a CDS encoding ABC transporter substrate-binding protein, with amino-acid sequence MKRLLFYIIGLSLCGLIVYALAYDRPLLVEFSPEPVPKAAPKIQVRIALNDWTENLEVKNAIRQFNESNPDHIEIVMVNLSADTYNDMLNMLMTSGQGPDVFSVDNGWLATYVNKGYLTNLNSYLGPADLNRFPEWARDYAHSSLFKGGVYFMPSSIETVRLIYNKQLFRSVGLDPEQPPVTFAEVKQAAARISRAGVGVNKYGFALAAGDSQDSLQTGLEMSNTYSGVYLYNYRTGRYDLSVYAPWLQLLLDMKAESSLYPGETLLKRDSALRQFADGNIGMMYATSKDYVKLQEYMPKDDWGVALPPVTSSASRGSGALMVIPHSPLAVNSSAPDQEAAVKVWKFLQSEAFLNILFQQALALPVVDGITDLPGQVPGLGHFKEFYPTAEESIYPLSPQIMDQYDPNTVSVEPRDSGDRPRMQLYLQILSGGVGAGEGLRAESDRLNQMLDIAATGYSFKHEEYIYPDFNPRSPLKAKSLKSRLNAGQE; translated from the coding sequence ATGAAACGGCTGCTATTCTATATCATTGGCCTGAGTCTATGCGGGCTTATTGTGTATGCCCTGGCTTATGACCGTCCGCTGCTGGTGGAGTTTAGTCCGGAACCGGTACCTAAGGCTGCCCCCAAGATTCAGGTCCGGATTGCGCTAAACGACTGGACGGAGAACCTGGAGGTAAAAAACGCGATCCGGCAATTCAACGAAAGCAATCCCGATCATATTGAAATTGTAATGGTCAACCTGTCTGCGGATACTTACAATGACATGCTCAACATGCTGATGACTTCAGGTCAGGGGCCGGATGTGTTCAGCGTGGATAACGGCTGGCTGGCTACTTATGTGAACAAAGGGTATCTGACCAATTTGAACTCCTACTTAGGCCCCGCTGATCTGAACAGATTTCCGGAGTGGGCCCGGGATTATGCCCACAGTTCCCTGTTCAAGGGAGGAGTCTACTTCATGCCCTCCAGTATTGAGACGGTCCGGCTTATCTATAACAAGCAGCTGTTCCGCAGTGTCGGTCTGGACCCCGAGCAGCCCCCCGTTACCTTCGCGGAAGTGAAGCAGGCTGCTGCCAGGATCAGCCGGGCCGGGGTTGGCGTGAATAAATACGGCTTTGCGCTGGCAGCGGGAGACAGCCAGGACAGCTTGCAGACGGGGCTGGAGATGTCCAATACGTACAGCGGGGTCTATCTGTATAACTACCGGACCGGACGTTATGATCTCAGCGTGTACGCTCCCTGGCTGCAGCTGCTGCTGGACATGAAGGCCGAGAGCAGCCTGTATCCCGGGGAGACCCTGCTGAAGCGGGACAGTGCGCTCAGGCAATTTGCCGACGGCAACATCGGTATGATGTATGCAACCAGCAAAGATTATGTGAAATTGCAGGAATATATGCCAAAGGATGACTGGGGCGTGGCTTTGCCGCCCGTGACATCTTCAGCCAGCCGGGGCAGCGGGGCGCTCATGGTGATTCCGCATTCGCCGCTGGCGGTGAATAGCAGTGCCCCGGATCAGGAAGCGGCAGTGAAGGTATGGAAGTTCCTTCAGTCGGAAGCCTTCCTGAACATTCTGTTCCAGCAGGCATTGGCGCTGCCTGTGGTAGACGGCATCACGGACCTGCCGGGCCAGGTTCCCGGTCTGGGCCATTTTAAGGAGTTTTACCCTACTGCAGAGGAATCTATTTACCCGCTCTCTCCACAGATTATGGATCAGTACGATCCGAACACCGTTTCGGTTGAGCCGCGTGACTCTGGAGACCGGCCCCGGATGCAGCTCTACCTGCAGATCCTTTCCGGCGGGGTAGGTGCAGGCGAAGGACTCCGTGCGGAAAGTGACCGTCTGAACCAGATGCTGGACATCGCCGCAACCGGATATTCGTTCAAGCATGAAGAGTACATCTATCCGGACTTCAATCCCCGTTCCCCGCTGAAGGCCAAAAGCCTGAAGAGCCGCTTGAACGCCGGGCAGGAATAA
- a CDS encoding ABC transporter permease, with the protein MITHEKRNALDTRLHLPVRLHPKRSSMLRHLLRHKVLLLMLLPGVVFLLINNYLPMFGIIIAFKNINYVDGILGSPWVGLDNFKFLFATSDAWIITRNTVLYNFVFIILNLVIAVSIAIALNELKNKLAAKFYQSVMFFPYFLSMVVVSYLVFAFLNVEYGFINKGILAMFGLNELNWYSEPKYWPFILPLINLWKGVGYGCVIYLAAIIGIDSEYYEAALIDGASKWKQILHITIPLIRPVIIITTILAIGGIFRSDFGLFYQTTLNSGALYPTTLVIDTYVYNALINMGNLGMSAAAGLYQSIVGFFLVLGSNWIVRKVDKDQAVF; encoded by the coding sequence ATGATCACTCATGAAAAAAGAAACGCGCTGGACACCAGGCTGCATCTGCCAGTGCGGTTACATCCGAAAAGAAGCTCCATGCTGCGGCATTTGCTGAGGCACAAGGTGCTGCTGCTGATGCTGCTGCCGGGTGTAGTTTTCCTGCTCATTAACAACTACCTGCCGATGTTCGGGATCATCATTGCCTTCAAAAATATTAACTATGTCGACGGGATTCTCGGAAGCCCGTGGGTGGGGCTGGATAATTTCAAATTTCTGTTCGCTACCTCGGACGCCTGGATCATCACCCGCAACACGGTGCTGTACAATTTCGTGTTTATTATTCTCAATCTGGTGATTGCCGTGTCCATCGCGATTGCCCTGAATGAGCTGAAAAACAAGCTGGCCGCCAAATTTTATCAGAGCGTTATGTTCTTTCCGTATTTCCTGTCGATGGTGGTAGTGAGCTATCTTGTATTCGCTTTTCTAAACGTTGAATACGGTTTCATTAACAAAGGAATCCTGGCGATGTTCGGGCTGAATGAGCTGAACTGGTACTCGGAGCCGAAATATTGGCCGTTTATTCTGCCGCTGATCAACCTCTGGAAAGGGGTGGGGTATGGCTGCGTAATCTATCTTGCGGCAATTATCGGCATTGACAGCGAGTATTATGAAGCGGCGCTAATCGATGGAGCCAGCAAGTGGAAGCAGATTCTCCATATTACGATCCCGCTCATCCGTCCGGTCATCATCATCACAACCATTCTTGCCATCGGCGGCATTTTCCGCTCGGACTTCGGACTGTTTTACCAGACTACACTGAACTCCGGGGCACTGTATCCGACAACGCTCGTCATTGACACCTACGTCTATAACGCATTGATCAACATGGGCAATCTTGGCATGTCCGCCGCAGCCGGACTATACCAATCCATCGTCGGCTTCTTCCTTGTCCTCGGCTCGAACTGGATCGTGCGCAAGGTCGACAAGGACCAGGCTGTTTTCTAA
- a CDS encoding carbohydrate ABC transporter permease, whose translation MEPVTNNEISRPTNIILHIIFIILSITCLLPIVLVFMISITDYDSIVLNGYQFIPEKLSLEAYAYIFKDYTVIVKAYGVSIFVTVAGTLLSVFISSLYAYPISRADFKYRGFFAFLIFFTMLFGGGLVPWYMVYTQVLDLKNSIWALIVPMLLSPFNVLIMKTYFQMSVPPALIEASKIDGAGELRTFFRIVFPLSLPVFATIGLFNTLHYWNDWFNSMIFITDTDLYSLQYLMYKMISQADYLSRNRALIQGSATELAKLPGETIRMAMALIGIGPIVLAYPFFQRYFIKGLTLGSIKG comes from the coding sequence ATGGAACCAGTGACCAACAATGAAATATCCCGGCCGACGAATATTATACTCCATATTATTTTTATCATCCTGTCGATCACCTGCCTGCTGCCGATTGTGCTGGTGTTCATGATTTCGATTACCGACTACGATTCGATTGTGTTGAACGGGTATCAGTTTATCCCGGAGAAGCTCAGTCTGGAGGCATATGCCTATATTTTTAAAGACTATACTGTCATTGTAAAAGCCTACGGCGTGTCTATCTTCGTCACCGTTGCCGGCACTCTGCTCAGCGTATTTATCTCTTCCCTGTATGCGTATCCGATTTCGCGGGCTGATTTCAAGTACAGAGGCTTCTTTGCCTTCCTGATTTTTTTCACGATGCTGTTCGGCGGCGGGCTGGTGCCCTGGTACATGGTCTACACCCAGGTACTCGATCTCAAAAACTCAATATGGGCCCTCATCGTTCCGATGCTGCTGTCCCCGTTCAATGTGCTGATTATGAAAACCTATTTCCAGATGAGTGTGCCGCCTGCGCTGATTGAGGCCTCCAAAATTGACGGTGCCGGTGAGCTGCGGACCTTCTTCCGGATTGTATTCCCGTTGTCGCTGCCGGTATTTGCGACGATTGGCTTGTTCAACACCCTGCATTACTGGAACGACTGGTTCAACAGCATGATCTTCATCACGGATACTGATCTTTATTCCCTGCAATACCTGATGTACAAAATGATCTCCCAGGCGGACTACCTGAGCCGCAACAGGGCTTTGATTCAGGGCTCGGCTACTGAGCTGGCCAAACTGCCGGGCGAAACCATCCGCATGGCCATGGCGCTGATCGGCATTGGTCCGATAGTGCTGGCATATCCGTTTTTTCAGCGGTATTTTATCAAAGGCCTGACGCTGGGTTCTATTAAAGGCTAA
- a CDS encoding ABC transporter substrate-binding protein produces the protein MAGKKGTGLLLSLVLLIGLSLSGCGGNNSNNEVAPTGTQADSTAAPAASDKAVATEKTNELEQVELSLYLPGGPDKDVASVEQAINEYLKDKINATIKINQLSWDKPADKVNLMIQSGEVFDMVYTWNFMTNAAKGAYLPLEELLDTYAKETKAQINPAYLQAATVNGHLYAVPTEKELGQSVGFAFDKAIVDKYGFDVNSIKKLEDIEPMLKTIKEKEPAITPLFMNHTDSLNWFTVYPDSEDLDGSNEIPTLLDYKTMKVFNEYDTPEILARLKLIREWYKAGYINKNGATDKTELKDAVKSGKAWFTYGNMNPTSTNDWTRLAEKPMVIKTLLPVQVSTKSLQGSMLAISRTSKNPERAMMFMNLIHTDPVLYNLLTFGIEGKHYKKVGDNTVEFIPDSGYNSVSSWMIGNVLLNYLNKDEDPKRVQLYTDWNKNSKVSPVIGFVFDSTKVQSQIGALINITKQYKNTLYSGEKDPEPILKEMNSKLKAAGLDAVISEIQSQMDAFLAAK, from the coding sequence ATGGCGGGAAAAAAGGGAACGGGTCTACTGCTTTCACTTGTGCTATTGATCGGACTATCGTTAAGCGGGTGCGGCGGAAACAACAGCAATAATGAGGTTGCCCCGACGGGGACGCAGGCCGACAGCACCGCTGCACCGGCTGCTTCGGATAAGGCAGTAGCCACCGAAAAGACGAATGAGCTGGAACAGGTGGAGCTGTCGCTGTATCTGCCCGGCGGACCGGATAAGGATGTGGCCTCCGTCGAGCAGGCGATCAATGAATATCTGAAGGATAAGATTAACGCCACAATCAAGATCAACCAGCTCAGCTGGGATAAACCGGCAGACAAAGTGAACCTGATGATCCAGTCCGGCGAAGTATTCGACATGGTCTACACCTGGAACTTTATGACCAACGCCGCCAAAGGCGCTTATCTGCCGCTGGAGGAACTGCTGGACACCTATGCCAAAGAGACCAAGGCACAGATTAACCCGGCTTACCTGCAGGCGGCTACCGTCAATGGACATTTGTATGCGGTTCCAACCGAGAAGGAGCTGGGCCAGTCGGTAGGGTTTGCTTTTGATAAGGCAATTGTCGACAAGTATGGGTTCGATGTGAACAGCATCAAGAAGCTCGAGGATATTGAACCAATGCTGAAGACGATTAAAGAGAAGGAGCCGGCCATCACACCGCTGTTCATGAATCATACCGACAGCCTGAACTGGTTCACCGTGTACCCGGACAGCGAGGACCTCGATGGCAGCAATGAAATTCCGACACTGCTCGATTATAAGACGATGAAGGTTTTTAACGAATATGACACCCCGGAAATTCTGGCACGGCTGAAACTGATCCGCGAATGGTACAAAGCGGGTTATATCAACAAGAACGGGGCTACCGACAAAACCGAGCTGAAGGATGCGGTAAAAAGCGGCAAAGCCTGGTTCACTTACGGCAATATGAATCCAACCTCTACCAATGACTGGACCCGTCTCGCCGAGAAGCCGATGGTCATCAAAACCCTTCTGCCGGTACAGGTCAGCACCAAAAGCCTGCAGGGCTCCATGCTCGCCATCTCCAGAACCTCCAAAAACCCTGAGCGGGCCATGATGTTCATGAACCTGATTCATACCGATCCGGTCCTGTATAACCTGTTAACCTTCGGCATTGAAGGCAAGCATTATAAAAAGGTAGGCGACAATACGGTTGAATTTATTCCGGACAGCGGGTATAACTCGGTATCCTCCTGGATGATCGGGAATGTGCTGCTGAACTATCTGAACAAGGACGAAGACCCGAAACGGGTACAGCTCTATACCGACTGGAACAAAAACTCCAAGGTGTCCCCGGTGATCGGCTTTGTGTTTGACTCGACCAAGGTGCAGTCGCAGATCGGCGCGCTGATCAACATTACGAAGCAGTATAAGAATACCCTGTATTCCGGGGAAAAAGACCCTGAGCCCATCCTGAAGGAAATGAACAGCAAGCTGAAGGCCGCTGGACTGGATGCTGTCATAAGCGAAATTCAGTCACAAATGGATGCGTTTTTGGCCGCCAAATAA